A single Thermoleophilia bacterium DNA region contains:
- a CDS encoding MFS transporter yields the protein MSGLVEVKRANRALSLLRRTFRSLRTRNYRLWFIGQLISQSGTWMQSVAQYWLVLQLTHNAFDLGVTAALQFGPVLLVGAVGGLFADRLDKRRLLLATEVAFTAQAAALWAITASGSVRLWMVWALALVYGIINAVDNPARQSFVVEMTGPEQLPNAVALNSIIVNASRVIGPALAAALIATVGLEWAFFANAVSFAAVILALVAMRPEELHRRPPIIAARGQIRAGLQYAWSSWELRIPLLMMAGAGTLAYNFTIVLPLYAEDVFHRGAETYGALTVAMGAGALAGGLFLAAWQRPSHRQLVALAAAFGLLILAVAAAPTLLVGMALLVPMGAASIMFIATANSLLQLNSVEAMRGRVMALWAMVFLGSTPLGSPLIGFIAEHFGARVALGVGGVATVAVALWALTALRRLAASGLIARPGHEPERATAG from the coding sequence GTGAGCGGCCTGGTCGAGGTCAAGCGCGCAAACCGCGCCCTCTCGCTCCTGCGTCGAACGTTCCGTTCTCTGCGCACGCGCAACTACCGCCTTTGGTTCATCGGCCAGCTCATCTCACAGAGCGGCACTTGGATGCAATCGGTCGCCCAGTACTGGCTCGTGCTCCAGCTCACGCACAACGCCTTCGATCTGGGCGTCACTGCGGCGCTTCAGTTTGGGCCCGTTCTTCTCGTTGGCGCGGTCGGCGGCCTCTTCGCCGATCGTTTGGACAAGCGCAGGCTGTTGCTGGCGACAGAGGTGGCCTTCACGGCACAGGCGGCGGCGCTTTGGGCGATCACCGCAAGCGGATCGGTACGTCTTTGGATGGTTTGGGCACTCGCACTCGTCTACGGGATCATCAACGCCGTCGACAACCCGGCTCGCCAGAGCTTCGTCGTCGAGATGACTGGTCCCGAGCAGTTGCCCAACGCTGTGGCCCTCAACAGCATCATCGTCAACGCTTCACGCGTCATCGGCCCGGCTCTTGCGGCAGCACTCATCGCGACGGTGGGCTTGGAATGGGCCTTCTTCGCCAATGCGGTTTCGTTTGCCGCGGTCATCCTGGCGCTGGTCGCGATGCGGCCGGAGGAGCTTCATCGCCGGCCACCGATCATCGCCGCGCGAGGTCAGATCCGCGCGGGCCTGCAGTACGCGTGGTCCTCATGGGAGCTGCGCATTCCGCTGCTCATGATGGCCGGCGCGGGAACGCTGGCCTACAACTTCACCATCGTTCTGCCGCTCTATGCTGAGGATGTCTTTCACCGTGGCGCGGAGACTTATGGTGCGCTGACTGTTGCCATGGGCGCTGGAGCGCTGGCCGGCGGTCTGTTCCTGGCCGCGTGGCAGCGCCCCAGCCATCGGCAGCTTGTGGCGCTCGCTGCTGCGTTCGGTCTCTTGATTCTCGCGGTCGCGGCAGCGCCCACGCTTCTCGTCGGCATGGCGTTGCTGGTGCCCATGGGCGCTGCGAGCATCATGTTCATCGCCACTGCGAACTCTCTGCTGCAGCTCAACTCAGTCGAGGCTATGCGCGGCCGTGTGATGGCGCTGTGGGCGATGGTCTTTCTTGGATCGACGCCGCTTGGTTCGCCGCTGATCGGCTTCATCGCGGAACACTTCGGCGCGCGTGTTGCGCTCGGCGTTGGTGGTGTCGCGACAGTTGCCGTCGCCTTGTGGGCCCTGACGGCTCTGCGCCGGCTCGCCGCGAGTGGGTTGATCGCGCGGCCGGGACACGAGCCTGAGCGCGCGACGGCTGGGTGA
- a CDS encoding MarR family transcriptional regulator, producing the protein MTAGRPKSETFETPALLADPELAAGLRLVVNRLARQLRRHAAADLTPSLVSALVTIEMHGPMTLGQLAGRERVTPPSVTRLVARLEARGLVCRETHAADRRCSVVRITTNGKRLVRHARQLKTAHLVERLERLDEAEVARLRAALPVLEKLLEDEP; encoded by the coding sequence ATGACCGCTGGCCGACCCAAGTCCGAGACATTCGAGACGCCGGCGCTTCTGGCAGATCCGGAACTCGCTGCGGGTCTACGTTTGGTCGTGAATCGACTGGCGCGCCAGCTTCGTCGCCATGCTGCTGCCGATCTCACGCCATCGCTCGTGTCGGCGCTCGTGACGATCGAAATGCACGGCCCCATGACGCTCGGTCAGTTGGCCGGACGCGAGCGGGTCACACCGCCAAGCGTCACTCGTCTCGTCGCGAGACTCGAGGCACGTGGGCTTGTGTGTCGTGAGACTCACGCGGCCGACCGCCGCTGTTCTGTCGTGCGCATAACGACGAACGGAAAGCGACTCGTGCGACACGCTCGGCAACTCAAGACGGCACATCTCGTGGAGCGCCTGGAGCGTTTGGATGAGGCAGAAGTGGCTCGCTTGCGCGCGGCGCTTCCCGTGCTCGAGAAACTCCTCGAGGACGAGCCGTGA
- a CDS encoding metallopeptidase family protein gives MSDDSHSHDQPGAWGVDSEASRIVVDLHEAQRLLAAGDPRAAALRLRHLVARPLPSAFEADARYLLGRALEESGDRDGMSAEWMAVLRLDAAADRRPWLLTLEEFEAAAEAALAELPPENLEQLANVAILIADRPSVEMVADGIDPRVLGLYHGVPLAARSASFGAPYADTIHLFRANLERVETTRAALVQRIRLVVLHETAHFFGYGEAALRRMGLA, from the coding sequence ATGAGCGACGATTCCCACTCGCACGATCAACCCGGCGCTTGGGGCGTCGACTCAGAGGCGTCGCGCATTGTTGTGGATCTGCACGAGGCGCAACGACTTCTGGCCGCCGGTGACCCACGCGCGGCAGCGCTGCGCCTGCGCCATCTCGTTGCGCGGCCGCTGCCGTCGGCCTTTGAGGCGGATGCCCGCTACCTGCTCGGCCGCGCTCTTGAGGAGAGCGGTGATCGTGACGGAATGAGCGCGGAGTGGATGGCGGTCTTGCGACTGGACGCCGCCGCCGATCGCCGGCCATGGCTACTCACCCTCGAGGAGTTCGAAGCGGCGGCCGAGGCAGCGCTGGCGGAGCTTCCGCCGGAGAACCTCGAACAGTTGGCCAACGTCGCCATTCTGATCGCCGACCGTCCCTCCGTGGAGATGGTGGCCGACGGCATCGACCCGCGCGTCCTCGGTCTCTACCATGGCGTGCCGCTGGCGGCGCGGTCGGCGAGCTTTGGGGCGCCGTACGCCGATACCATTCACCTCTTTCGCGCCAATCTCGAGCGTGTGGAGACCACACGCGCGGCGCTGGTGCAGCGCATCCGCCTTGTCGTGCTTCACGAGACCGCGCACTTCTTCGGTTACGGTGAGGCAGCGCTTCGTCGGATGGGCTTGGCGTAG
- a CDS encoding acetamidase/formamidase family protein, with protein MSHTVDFTHSGVSRFPDRDLGVKRFHCEVGVALADQKHLGHNRWHPDIPPLHEVGLGDEVILEAGGYDDYQLKDVDDDQDVRDFDLTRTHPMTGPIKVDGVKAGDLLVVDVLDIQPLSGIGYSNILPGMGGPLANWFPKGYKTVWDLHGTTATSRQIPGVEIPALSHPGVIGVAPSHELLEQWNKREDPLIEQGLAAPRSDARSTAVLRTLEGDEWARVAETAARTVPPRENGGNLDIKNLSRGSRVYFPVFVDGGLLSTGDFHFAEGDGEITWNAIEMDGVGWYRFDVIKGGMAKYGIRTPMLRPSPIDPNFGTRYLTFTGLSAAGSEQKYLDATMAAVQAVEQAIEYLGKFGYTPEQAYTIISVAPCEMHIGGIVDIPNAAVTLKLPLDIFDQDILPR; from the coding sequence ATGTCGCACACCGTCGACTTCACTCACTCCGGCGTCTCTCGCTTCCCCGATCGCGACCTCGGTGTCAAGAGGTTTCACTGTGAGGTGGGTGTCGCGCTGGCTGATCAGAAGCACCTCGGACACAACCGATGGCACCCCGACATCCCGCCGCTTCACGAGGTCGGCCTCGGCGACGAAGTAATTCTCGAGGCCGGCGGTTACGACGACTACCAGTTGAAAGACGTAGACGACGACCAAGACGTCCGCGATTTCGATCTCACCCGAACCCACCCCATGACCGGGCCGATCAAGGTCGACGGCGTGAAAGCCGGAGATCTCCTGGTCGTCGACGTGCTGGACATCCAGCCCCTCTCGGGTATCGGCTACTCCAACATCCTCCCCGGCATGGGTGGTCCGTTGGCGAACTGGTTCCCGAAGGGGTACAAGACCGTCTGGGATCTTCACGGAACCACCGCGACGAGCCGTCAGATCCCCGGCGTTGAGATTCCAGCATTGAGTCACCCCGGCGTGATCGGCGTGGCTCCCTCACACGAACTCCTCGAGCAGTGGAACAAACGCGAGGACCCGCTGATCGAGCAGGGGCTGGCGGCGCCCCGGAGCGACGCGAGGTCGACCGCGGTGTTGCGAACGCTCGAGGGTGACGAGTGGGCACGTGTGGCCGAGACGGCAGCACGCACAGTGCCCCCACGCGAGAACGGCGGCAATCTCGACATCAAGAACCTCTCACGCGGCTCACGTGTCTACTTCCCCGTGTTCGTCGACGGAGGCCTGCTCTCGACCGGCGACTTCCACTTCGCCGAGGGAGACGGCGAGATCACGTGGAACGCCATCGAGATGGACGGCGTGGGGTGGTACCGATTCGACGTCATCAAGGGCGGCATGGCCAAGTATGGGATCAGGACGCCGATGCTCAGACCGTCACCGATCGATCCGAACTTCGGCACCCGCTATCTCACCTTCACAGGGTTGAGTGCCGCCGGCTCTGAGCAGAAGTACCTCGACGCGACGATGGCCGCCGTGCAAGCTGTCGAGCAGGCGATCGAGTACCTCGGCAAGTTCGGTTACACACCCGAACAGGCCTACACCATCATTAGTGTCGCACCTTGCGAGATGCACATCGGCGGCATCGTCGACATCCCAAATGCAGCCGTTACGCTGAAGTTGCCGCTCGACATCTTCGACCAGGACATCCTGCCCCGGTAG
- a CDS encoding SulP family inorganic anion transporter: MNKARETDAGATQRHLPVFLLSGLRPFDGKRLPGEIVAGITLAALAIPEVMGYTSIAGMPVITGLYTILIPVVLFALLGSSRHLVVGADSATAAIMAASLAGLAATASPDYVGLAGVMAIITGAYLLIARVLRLGFLADFLSRTVLIGFLTGVGIQVACGEFSGLFGIPKRGGNPVAQVINTLKDFEKVNWPTVVISAAVLLIIFLGGKLLHRVPWALIAVIGAIVASAVLDLSADGVATLGSVPSGLPHLALPSISAGDWMSLFVTSFSLFVVILAQSAATSRAYAAKFNDEFDENVDLVGLSIANVGAGVTGAFVVNGSPTKTAMVDNAGGRSQLSQLTMAAVVLIVLLFLTKPLSYMPASVLSSVVFLIGVELVDVRGMNDILHRRPVEFAVALITAVTVVFVGVEQGILLAMLLSVIAHLRHSYRPYSKLLVPTGKGGWGTRPLKSHEEAAEGLLVYRFGAGLYYANAARFAEDVREIVSATPRRVRWLCLEAGSIQDIDYSGSAVLESVIAELRQQGVTFVLCDVSDPIVAELKRDNLLATVGEDHLYADAHDVLEAYRRCVAERAASSREQ; encoded by the coding sequence GTGAACAAGGCACGAGAGACTGACGCAGGGGCGACGCAGCGTCACCTCCCTGTCTTCCTTCTTTCGGGCCTCCGCCCCTTCGACGGAAAGCGCCTGCCGGGGGAGATCGTGGCGGGGATCACCTTGGCAGCTCTGGCGATTCCTGAGGTCATGGGTTACACCTCAATTGCCGGCATGCCGGTGATCACTGGCCTCTATACGATCCTCATCCCGGTTGTTCTCTTTGCCCTTCTCGGTTCGTCACGGCATCTCGTAGTTGGGGCCGACTCGGCAACGGCCGCCATCATGGCTGCCAGTCTGGCAGGCCTGGCAGCCACGGCATCGCCGGACTACGTCGGCCTAGCCGGCGTGATGGCGATCATCACGGGCGCCTATCTGCTTATCGCCCGCGTCCTGCGCCTGGGATTTCTTGCCGACTTTCTCTCGCGGACGGTGCTCATCGGCTTCCTCACCGGTGTCGGCATTCAGGTGGCGTGTGGCGAGTTCTCGGGTCTCTTTGGGATCCCCAAGCGCGGCGGCAACCCCGTCGCGCAGGTGATCAATACACTCAAGGACTTCGAGAAGGTGAACTGGCCGACGGTCGTGATCTCGGCGGCGGTGCTGCTCATCATCTTCCTCGGCGGCAAGCTATTGCACAGGGTTCCGTGGGCACTCATTGCCGTCATCGGCGCGATCGTTGCGAGTGCGGTGCTCGATCTCTCTGCCGACGGCGTCGCCACGTTGGGCTCTGTGCCATCTGGACTCCCTCATCTCGCTCTTCCCAGCATCTCCGCCGGGGACTGGATGTCGCTCTTCGTCACGTCCTTTTCTCTCTTCGTCGTCATCCTCGCGCAGAGTGCGGCGACATCGCGGGCGTATGCCGCCAAGTTCAACGACGAGTTCGATGAGAACGTCGACCTAGTCGGCTTGAGCATCGCCAACGTTGGCGCCGGCGTGACCGGCGCATTCGTGGTCAACGGCAGTCCGACCAAGACCGCGATGGTCGACAACGCCGGGGGTCGCTCGCAACTCTCCCAACTCACCATGGCGGCTGTGGTGCTGATCGTCCTCCTGTTCTTGACAAAGCCGCTGAGCTACATGCCGGCCAGCGTGTTGTCCTCCGTGGTCTTCCTGATCGGCGTGGAACTCGTGGATGTCAGGGGGATGAACGACATCTTGCATCGACGGCCGGTCGAGTTCGCCGTCGCGTTGATCACTGCGGTCACGGTGGTGTTCGTCGGCGTGGAGCAGGGCATTCTGCTGGCGATGCTGCTGTCGGTCATAGCGCATCTGCGCCACAGCTACCGACCGTACAGCAAGCTTCTCGTTCCGACCGGCAAGGGGGGTTGGGGCACGCGCCCGCTGAAGAGCCACGAAGAGGCGGCGGAGGGCCTGCTGGTGTACCGCTTCGGTGCCGGCCTGTATTACGCCAACGCCGCGCGCTTCGCGGAAGACGTTCGCGAGATCGTTTCTGCGACGCCGCGACGGGTGCGGTGGCTGTGTCTGGAGGCTGGCAGCATTCAGGATATCGACTACTCAGGATCGGCGGTGCTCGAGTCGGTGATCGCCGAGCTGCGCCAGCAGGGGGTAACGTTCGTCCTCTGCGATGTTTCGGACCCCATCGTCGCCGAACTGAAGCGCGACAACCTACTCGCGACAGTCGGCGAGGATCACCTTTACGCCGATGCTCACGATGTGCTCGAGGCGTACCGCCGGTGTGTGGCGGAGAGGGCGGCGAGCAGTCGCGAGCAGTAG